The sequence below is a genomic window from Plasmodium coatneyi strain Hackeri chromosome 13, complete sequence.
aactaaaaaaaagaaaagaaataattaaataagaacaaatttaGAGTAAGagaggttcagggtttagggttcaaacGTTAGGtgttaggttttagggttccaGAATTTTAGTGTTTTAAGGTGCACTAGATGTGCTTTTCCATGCGAAACGATAGATTTATTTAAATATCAATAAAATTCTCATCATGCAATAAACCCCCGAAGTAGTtcaacatgaaaaaaatattaatgtaaaaatatttaacgTAGAAGatattaaatttaatttttcaacaaATACCTTcttccaaatattttttccatgagGTCGCCAAAATGGCAAACGTAAGGAATTAAAGCACACAGTAGCTGCTCCTTGTTTTGCTTTGTCTCATATTGCATAATGCTTACGAtttcaaaaatgtgtgaaaagcaataaaaatttgttctattatataatatttttcctttgatATTATTCAACAAATTTATTGTTCTATTTTACTTCAAAAGATTTTTCCGTATTTCATAAAATTCGtgtgttgtattttttctaacACATCTATATTATTTACGCAAAATGAGATTTTCttctatttaaaaaaaaaaaaataataataatattaagtaattttttccaattattTTCTCTTAATTGCAAGAATCGCACTAATCTAAAATGAAGGTAATTCTTATAAATATCgagattttaaaaaaattaataaatatatcctagtgtataataagaataataacAGAATTATACGTTGTAAATTTCTCATTAGcactaaaaagaaaaaattatatgttctttattattgtataatatatatttacacctATTTGTTCATTCTATGGGatacacacataaatattatatgaacacttaaaatttatattaaatatgATTATCAATACTAATGATTCTATACAATAGAAGTGAATAATTTTGTGGtagtactttttcctttttgcacagATAATGATTTATTTTCAACTTGTGCAGGTCGTATTGATGCTGTTAAATGCACTAATTCCTCATATTATCTAATTACCCCCTGTTTTATGATATATTTATGATTATATGATTATAAATACATTAACTCTTGATTTTACAACATAAGTAgacatttttctcatttaatAGTATACAggcttttttacaaattgcTAAAAAAGTAATGGAGGCGTTTCCTTAAATATTAAttagtaaaaattatttcaaaataattatttaatgATATTTTATCcaatacatttattttacttccaatttttgatttatatatattattgttgctaaaaaaaaaaaaatagaacattCATAAAATTCTGCTTTAAAGGGAAATCATAGGATGTTGTAAAaatcttttatattttacacaaattaaatgttaattttttttttccttaaattataatatGTTAACGAAATGTGTAttgtattcataatattttttgtgtaaaaatataggcTCCCAATAAGCGTAAAACATGTCTGCACATGTCATTATAAGTTGTTCTGTAAAATTATGACTATGAGCCCTGCtgataaaataataaagacaaaaagagaaattatatattatatcaTAATTTATCtaaaggaataaattaaTTCATATGCCATAAAAGTTTAGTTCTTTCAAAAATCCTATCAAAAAGCACAGAAAAGCATATCTACTTCACCTTAAAACCCTACAATCCTGGAACCATTCAACCgtgaaaccctgaacctaaaccctaaaccctaaaccctaaactctaaccactaaaccctgaaccctataTCCTGAActccgaaccctaaaccctgaacacggATCCCAAAACCCTAaccactaaaccctgaaccctataTCCTGAActccgaaccctaaaccctgaacactgaTCCCTAAGCACTAAATTCTAAAACTTGAACACTCAAAACTAAATCCTCAATCCTAAAACCTGCATCgttaaccctgaaccatgaaccctaaaccgttaACACTCAAAggtcaaccctaaaccgtgaacacTAAaacgtgaaccctaaaccgtgaaccctaaaccgtgaacactaaaccgtgaacgctaaaccgtgaacgctaaaccgtgaaccctaaaccgtgaatcttaaaccgtgaaccctaaaccgtgaatcttaaaccgtgaaccctaaaccgtgaatcttaaaccgtgaaccctaaaccgtgaacacTAAAGGCTAAAACCTTAAAACCTACACTCTAAACCctcaaaccctgaaccttaaacgctgaaccctaaactatAAACCTTAAATGGTGAAACACTGaaccttacaccctaaaacctaaacattgatttttttcttctgggTGATAGGTAATCAGCATTCgctttcgatttttttcctaGAATGAAATCGATCACTGTGGAGGGTGAGTTGAACATTATTCTTCCCATAATTCCATAAGACACAAGGGTTCCTAAAGCGAAACTGTACATACTAATAAAGTAAGCACTAACAAATGGTATCATCCAGTACTGAGTCATAAGGAAACATAAGGTTGCACTCGTGATGAGGGTAATGAGCGGAACGTATAGAAGAATTTCCCTTAATTTGAGATTATGTCTCAGGTTCATGAATCTCACTTGGTTcctgtttttctctttcagTGTGGAGACTTCGTTTTTGTACTTCTCAATTATGTTGACTAACATGTGGGTGATTTCTGCATTCTTCTCATCCATAGTTTCATCAATGTAAGATCTGAGTTCTGTAACGTCATTTGTGATTCTTCCCTTGGATCTGCACTTTTCTACTCCTCGATTACCTATATAAATGGATGAGCTATGTTCATCGCCAAATGCAGAATCATCAGTGCTGCTAGCAATGGAATTGCGTTCATCATAATTGagttttatatattttctgaCTCTTCCTAATTGGGATTCTATTTCATATTCTAAATCTTtcaagtttttatttttcccattttcttttattctattcAAAGTTCTTTCCATATGTTCTCTATCATTAGCATTCATTTCTTGTACTCTTCTGAGGAGTCTCTCATTTTGGTTAAGCCCCAAATTTACGTTATCCCTTTGAGcgattttgttttttaacgAATAATCGGATGATTCCCCTTCGCGTTTTGCTGTGCGTCCAGATTTTTCACTTCTGTTGGAACCTTCTATAACATCCTTATCGGATCCTTGTCCTAGTGAGTTTAGTTCCCTTATTCTTTTACGTAGAGTTTCTTCACTGCTAACTTCACAACTGTTCTCCCTATCTCTGTTTTCCATGTCGTATTTGTTCAAGTGCCCTTTGAACCCTTTTTCAGCCTTTCTCCTACCGTAAGTAGATTCATCTAAAAGTTCTTTCCTTTGTGCCTTTTCTTTGGCTCGCgtccattcttccttcttctctcctAGGGATTTTAAATCTTCAAAGGAGTTGTCATACGATTTGCTCCTTTGTCTATTGGACTCGTTTGTCATGGTACTCCCCCTGGAGCCTCTGGTCACAGGTGTTGTCTTTGCGCGCCCTATTTCGGAATGAGAGTTGTAACAGCTCACGCTGCTATCATCAGAAATATCCACTCGAATGGTCTCACCTGTGATGGATGGATGGCTTGACAAGGTCCCACTGCCATCATGAtgatttcttccttcattgtTCTTGTCCACAGTAGAGGTGCTGCTTGAGCTGAAGATGCTATCATTGCTCGCTAAGGAAGTCATACTACCGGTAATGTCGTTTTGAAAGCTGATGTCATGTCCATACAACATCCTTCCGCCTATTACGCTGTATTGGTTCTGCACAACACCGTTGTCATTGTTTTCGTTAAAGTGGACGTTAGTCTGcgggaagaatggaaaagggTTCGAataggtaaaaaagaaaagaaagaaaagaagaaaaggatgcGTACACACGGTGCGCGTCGTCCCATGAAGGGCATGTTGGGAAGGGGATTATTTCCTTCGGACACAACTCCCATTCCACGGTAAGGAAAGGAGTGCTGGGGTGTGTGTGCCCATCTGTGTCAGTCTTTTCGCACAAAACTAAGCAAGATGCGCGCAACTGTGCCCCCCACGTGCGGAACGTAACAAAGCGCGTGTCACAATACCCTGCGTGGGAGGAGGAACCTTCCCACGAGGGGGCATAGTTGTCTCCACGCTACACACGCGCTGGACCTTGGGCACAGTCGATGTAGCATATGATGTAGGTGTAATCGGAGTAGCCGGTGTAGTCTTTGTAATTAGTGCAATTGTTGCAGTCGCTACAATAGGTGAAGTTCTTGCATCCGTTCccattaattataataagTTCCATCGTCATGGTTATCTTGCCATCGCCACAACATTGGCACAAACGAAACAATCTCTATAGTCCGGACACAGTGGACCGTTCGCCTACAACGGTCGTGATGAACAATCTACGAACACTGTACGATGCCCATGTATCATTTGGGGGACTGCACACCCTTCCTCTTGcctttttcctatattcCAAGGcccaaaggaaaaaggtaaaaaggaaagcttTGTACGATTGCATTTTCCTGTGCTTCGCGTCgccaccttccttctctaaTTTCCTTGGCAATCtcacaaaaatattttcttaattATTTGGCAGGAGCAAAGATCAAATGCACGGGTATAAATGAGTGTGCACCTGCATAGATGCAAGAATAGGTGCAGGAATGAGATGAGCGCTTCGtcagaataaatatatatttttttcctttttcctgaaATGAGTTTTCTAAATGTAGAAACGATGATATAATGCTCTTCCGAAAGTTCGTATAGTctagataaaaaaaaaattttaagtgaaaattttttcccctcctcgctcaaaatatatttcttctgcgCTTCACACTCTGCTCTtgtacttcttttttattctttgaatagatgtataaaaaaaaaaaaaaatgtgaagaaagaggaaaaaaaaactaattcATCAATATTTTGTattcttaatttttataGAATATACAAATGCATAGTGAAATTAATATTATGATTTTTTACTAAAggctaaaaaaatataagtaaaaaaatgttgtgtaAAACTTCTTTCCGATGCGTTCTACAATAAGTGTAACGAcgtgaaagaaggaaaaagtggatattttttaaaacaaactAAAAAGTAAgagttttgtttttttttgtttcctcttttttttccttctcttttgtTACTGTAAAAGTACATATTGTATGATAGTACTAAGAATAACACCCCGCGTAATACTCCACCGCTTCGCCTAATTCTTAGCAACGATTTTGAAGAATACATAGAGGCAGTCCAATTACTGGttctgtttcttctgttATCCCCTAAAAACGCAATTTGATTTAGAAATCGCGCAAAAGTTGGGGAATCCcctgttttttcttcgtttaaTATATGTCCTGATTATGTCGTGATTATGCCGTAACTATTTCGTAACTGTTATTATATACTAACCGTATTTTTCCTACTGTGTCATTTTGTAGCGTTATTCTTAGTGAGCCTCTTCatttatcttcttttttgatgTGAAACGATTATACGCAAGCTAGATTATGCGCAAAagtgaatgaaggaaaaaaaagtgtaaaagaaTTGTTGAAATATTTGAGCAAGAAATTTCTGCTACTAAGTGGATTATCCAACAGTGTCGCAGTTGAACTAATGatttaatataataaaaaaaaaaaagaaaaaaaattatattttgttttaaacTGAATATTAAACGAGTCttgcaaaaaatggacgcCATCAAAATGGTTTTTCCGAAGGATCGCCGTTTGTGGGTGCACCTTTTACTTATTATGTATTATGTCCTACTTTGGACTGAGTCACAGGTACGTGGAAGTTTTACGTgggtcgtttttttctttattccttctttttcttatcacAGTAGTGCCAGCATATGGCAAAATACATTTTGTCCCTTTGTCCAAATTTATCATTGTAAACGTTCGCTActtgctttccctttttggcgctttttttttaatgttatccattgtattttttaccccttattttattccattatattttttatttcattctactttttatttcattctactttattcttttcttttctattttattttattccttcctttgcagAGCTTTAATGGGACAACGCACGTGGGGACCTTGATAGGGACATACCCATCTGGGCGTTCAAGAATTTTGTCCGATTTGTCGCTCTTTTCAGATGATTTAATATTGAGGGAGGACCAAGACACGAATAGGAATGACCACACGAATGGGAATCACCACAGTAACATGAACCAGGAAGGGCATTCACGTGTAGGGATGCACAGAATGGCAAACTGGTTTGATAGGAAGAACAGTGGTTTTAAGTGGCCCCACAAGCAGCAAAATCATTGGATTGATGAGACGCATCTTAAATGGGACGCTGAGGGGTATCGCAAATTGGAGGAGCAGGAAAACCATGACAGATCCGATGTGAATTTGCGTGACAGGTCCGATGTGAATCTACTTGACAGGTCAGATGTGAATCTTCTTGACAGATCCGATGTGAATTTGCGTGGCAGGTCCGATGTGAATCTACTTGACAGGTCAGATGTGAACCTTCTTGACAGATCCGATTTGAATTTGCGTGACAGGTCCGGTGTGAATCTACTTGACAGATCCGATTTGAATTTGCGTGACAGATCCGGTGTGAATCTACTTGACAGGTCAGATGTGAATTTGCGTGACAGATCCGATGAAAGTTTGTTTGACAGGTCCGATTTGAATTTGCGTGACAGGTCCGGTGTGAATTTGCGTGACAGATCCGATTTGAATTTGCGTGACAGGTCCGGTGTGAATCTACTTGACAGGTCAGATGTGAATCTTCTTGACAGATCCGATTTAAATTTGGGTGACAGGTCCGATGTGAATTTGCGTGACAGGTCCGATGTGAATTTGCGTGACAGGTCAGATGTGAATTTGCGTGACAGGTCAGATGTGAATTTGCGTGACAGGTCCGGTGTGAATCTACTTGACAGGTCCGGTGTGAATCTACTTGACAGGTCAGATGTGAATCTACTTGACAGGTCAGATGTGAATCTACTTGACAGGTCCGGTGTGAATTTGCGTGACAGATCCGATTTGAATTTGCGTGACAGGTCCGGTGTGAATCTACTTGACAGATCCGATTTGAATTTGCGTGACAGGTCCGGTGTGAATCTACTTGACAGGTCAGATGTGAATCTTCTTGACAGATCCGATTTGAATTTGCGTGACAGGTCCGGTGTGAATCTACTTGACAGGTCAGATGTGAATCTACTTGACAGGTCAGATGTGAATCTACTTGACAGATCCGATTTGAATTTGCGTGACAGGTCCGATGTGAACTTGCGTGACAGGTCCGATGTGAACTTGCGTGACAGGTCCGATGTGAACTTGCGTGACAGGTCCGATGTGAGCTTGCGTGACAGGTCCGATGTGAACTTGCGTGACAGGTCCGATGTGAACTTGCGTGACAGGTCCGATGGGACAAAGGATAGGAGGCCGCACTCCCAACGAAGTCATGGAACACATACAGGACCATACTACGATACTATTTACTCCAGTTGGAGAAACCTTATCAAACGAAAGTACAGGTCAAATCTGCCATACGGTTGCACCCGCCTTGACCTTTCCAGGAATCTTACGGACGAAGAAATATTGAGCATGCCgcaggaattttttttttggtttaataaaaggaaggcatttatttcatttttttattatgggATCTACTTAGAAAGGAAGTACTACGACATGGTGAATAACTTGAATAGATGGTTTTCCAGAGTAGCAGAAGCCAATAATTTGCCAGATTATTACAAGTTAGGATGGTGGAAACAATGCAACAAAGACCTTATGCACGACTTGGAATGCATCCAAAATACGTGTGACAATTTCTTCCGCAGTTTTGTTCGTgaaaggagaggaaaataTGTATTGGCCATGTCATTTGAAAATCTACTGTATCGTGTTCGCAAGTTAACACATGGAAGTATTAACCGAAACAAGGAGAAATGGACTAGTATTTTGACACAGAACGTGAAAAGATACAGAGATAGGGCGAACAGGAAGCACATTACTCAACGAAGATAAAAGGTGGAAGTTGGAACAAAGagcaaaggaaggaggagcgTTGTGCTGGATGGCTCATCATCTTTAATTATTCGATGACGTTGTGGCACAATGTGGATTTCTTCCTGTTATTCCTGCCTTTTCTCTACATTTACATCCTAAGTGAGCCTATGGGATGATtggttccctttccttccccctctttttggAATAGCAATGATAAGCTCATGGGGTGTTGTAATTTCTGCTCAACGGAAGGCCACACTTGCATGATTGTAATGGcctatttattattacacCTATTGGAAATGGCCCTTTTGTGATTACACCTATGTGTGGTTATACCTATTTACTATTATacctatttattattatacctaTTTATAATGGCCTATTTATGATTACTTGCTGTTGCGCATAACTTTGCCCACCTTTCTAGCGCATAGTCACCATGTGGTCATATATTCATAAGCCTAGCCCCTATCCATACCGTGTTGATCCTTGCCGAGTTATCTCATTTTTGTTCGCTGTATTGGTGCACATAAAATGTATGTGGTCTTTAAAGGGCTTAGTTCGTTCATACCCCCAACGTGAGGAAGTATGGACAAACTgtcttctcttttatttttttctcttttggtTTAACACTTGATTTTAAATAGTACTACTTCCAAGGATAAATATTTGGCGCGTTCGTCaaatagggaagaaaagaacaataaGGCAGGCATTTTAGCCACGGAACACtgccacatatatatagaattcagaaaaaaaaaaaaaaaaaagaagagaaagaggCGTTTCATGATATCCGCGCACATTACTTCATTTAGTAATCACTATGGAGGTAGAGTTGCACTTtacccccctccttccagaaacacagttaaaaaacTCCCCAAAACTGTTCTACCTTCTGTAATAAAGTAGTAACTGAGTGGAGCACTAAATCgcaatgtttttttttttttcttctttcatcctttaatatgtattattcaaattattaaagtagtatttttttttttggttcatataaaaaaaacaataatgtgaaagaaaaaataaggaaattgTACATTTAGCTTAAACGAATTTTTGCTCTATTGGCAAAAGGACTACATCCTACAAGCcaataaaaggaaatacaCTTGTATTTACTTGttacaaatacaaaaaataaattctaatttaaatatttaaataaagaCACACAATGTAAATAATTGTCATGGTGCTTGCAAATTATTCATGCATAAAGCTTGATatattttctcatttattACATCAAGCAAAATATCTGCGTTGCATCAGCACTAAAATCAGAATTGcctttatttataaaattattatcatGAATAATCCAGGGGGGTTGACGTTTGGATATGTTCAATatctaaaaaagaaataaaaagaataaagcaGAATGATgtgatatttctttttatgtggaatttttttttttttttttgaaatttgaATTACCGTCAGGAATCAGCGGGATTCTATGAATATTATCAGAGTATTCTTCGAAATCATTAAATGAAGCTTCTTCTTCAGGACTGTACGAACAAGGaagtgcacatttattatatatatgtacatacacgtatatatgtatatatacatgcgtgTAAtgattgcacatttttactcTCCTCAAAACTTCACACATGGAATACATAGAATTAATTGTGCACTAAAAGcatttcttattttattttctcttataGTTGTTATTCTATCTTTTAttctaatttttattttatattatatttactCATAATCGTTCATATTCCGTGCGGCCATTAACAACAACAGTATCAGGAACGCTCCCCCGGCGGCAAAATAAGCCTTGTCTGCAAAAAGAATATTGGTTAAAAGAGTTTTTATAACATTCTTAAAatgaatttctttttaatttacataACATCTTTCTCTATTCATCATCTTTTTCTGCATACTTGTAAAGCTCCCTTTTGTAAAGCACTTATATGATGGATCTTcaaattcctttttcatgCAATTATGGTAATCATAAGAATAAACCTCAAAATAGTTCAAACAAAAATCCGATATTGAACAACATaaatttcctctttcctCTTTAGAACAAGTGCTCGATGACATTCTGTCTTCTATAGAGTTACAGTACTTTAAGGAAACATTATTATTGCACTTGTGTGCTTTAGACATACGgataatttcttcccttgtTGCATTTACATCTCTGTGTTGGTATTCGTCtatatttaatttatcaTTACTCAAATTATTATGGCTATATAATTGGTACCTATTTGGATTTTCCATAGAATTATCTTGATACATATGCCCTCTCCTTTCTGCTTCATCTTGCCTGATGCTACCCCTGTGATGTTCATCTACACGTGCAGTTTGATTAGAATTGGGCCCACCATTCGGCATATTACTATTGTTAAAATCATGCTTTTGAAAACCTCTTTCACTTCCTCCATTTGTATTTTCTACACTGTCAGTTGTATCATTAGTAGTTTTATATACACTTTCGTTTGTTTCCAAACTTTTAGTTCCACTTAACGGAGTTGCACCCTCAGTTTTGTCACTTCCAGTAACCCCAACAACACCAGGATCAGCAATATCAGATTGTTCAGGTTGAGTTTCAGTAATGGTTGGAGTTCCCTGTTCGGTAATGTGAACACTTTCTCCGTCCAGGTTAGCCTtgcttttttcactttcctcttttctaaCATCagaatttcctttttgtccaGCAAGGACTGATGGATCATTCGACGGACTCGGTAAAGAACCTTGCGCAGTGTCACCATGAGCACCACCATTCTCAGTCGTAGCAGGATCTTCAACAGGTTTAACATCAGCCGAACCGCCATTACCAGGAGTAGCTGCACTTATGGTAGAACTATCCTCGGCAGTGTTAACGATTCCGTGCGCAGAATCCTTACTACTATCTACAGTCCCAATTTTCGGATTTGCATTTGGCGCATGAGATTCCGTGGATTTATTGTTATCATTATTATCTTCCGAAGGTCCCAAACCGTTATGAGTGGTTACCAATGGCTGTTCACTATTTTCCTTAGGTACAGATAAACTGTTCACAGTACTTTCATCTGAGCTATTTTCTTTAACGGTAGACTCAGAAGGTCGACTACCTGATGTGTCcaagttttccttcccattatTTGCAATATCCGTAGTGCTCGTAGTGTCAGCACCCCCTGCAGTTACAGATTTATGCGCATCAACATTTTCGCCAGGTGCATTTTGAGCAATATCACTTCGCTGTACATGGTCTTCTGCAGGTGTGTGATTTTCATTTTGACCATCCCCCGTAGCAGCTTTACCTGTGGTGGAACTATCTGCGCCACTGTTAACAATTCCGTGCGTAGTATCCCCCCTAACCTGATCCTCCTTACTATTATTTGCAGATTGTGTAGTGGACTCCAAATTTGGTGAATTCGATGTAGGAGACTTTTCTACCTTTT
It includes:
- a CDS encoding Duffy-binding protein 1, yielding MQGENGRILATEHHYMEDDHIQPWLEGIDGSRIGRVQQNVKYKYGVTELKMKDAQMNGKRTNRILKESTYEAQNFTDNNDIGEEANGEHKTDSKTDNGRNVNNLVMLDYDMSGSGHPSETLDNVPEFVTEHQGKSLRNSSEGGGHPYDMGQTKTMSSGVMNDAFLQRKVMKNCNDKRKRWARDWQCPTQKDVCIPDRRFQLCMMELTNLENNKDKNSDNDIKIRKLDLKNKLIHDATVEGDLLLKKNNYRYNKVFCKDIRWSLEDFGDIIMGTDMEGIGYSKVVEDNLSSIFGTDEKGRMDRKQWWNESKEEIWKALMSSVKTRWDNKFGLKEKFVWICEENVVTDVEAQIYRWIREWGMDYVSELSAEQKKLKENCDGKMNDNGKKVCTVSACQNSCKLYDKWITKKKTQWDILSNKFISVKKEQNIQTADIAAPYDILKQELNEFNEVAFQNEINKRDNVYIDLCVCAVKEVSRNAQEIVEKVEKSPTSNSPNLESTTQSANNSKEDQVRGDTTHGIVNSGADSSTTGKAATGDGQNENHTPAEDHVQRSDIAQNAPGENVDAHKSVTAGGADTTSTTDIANNGKENLDTSGSRPSESTVKENSSDESTVNSLSVPKENSEQPLVTTHNGLGPSEDNNDNNKSTESHAPNANPKIGTVDSSKDSAHGIVNTAEDSSTISAATPGNGGSADVKPVEDPATTENGGAHGDTAQGSLPSPSNDPSVLAGQKGNSDVRKEESEKSKANLDGESVHITEQGTPTITETQPEQSDIADPGVVGVTGSDKTEGATPLSGTKSLETNESVYKTTNDTTDSVENTNGGSERGFQKHDFNNSNMPNGGPNSNQTARVDEHHRGSIRQDEAERRGHMYQDNSMENPNRYQLYSHNNLSNDKLNIDEYQHRDVNATREEIIRMSKAHKCNNNVSLKYCNSIEDRMSSSTCSKEERGNLCCSISDFCLNYFEVYSYDYHNCMKKEFEDPSYKCFTKGSFTNKAYFAAGGAFLILLLLMAARNMNDYDPEEEASFNDFEEYSDNIHRIPLIPDDIEHIQTSTPLDYS